One stretch of Kwoniella newhampshirensis strain CBS 13917 chromosome 5, whole genome shotgun sequence DNA includes these proteins:
- a CDS encoding calcium-translocating P-type ATPase, PMCA-type, with protein sequence MAPPAPPLIITTDLDSAEQATHTDAAQVAPLILGPPIDDATSNVNITPPRRANAALPASDPSHLSPSNARLHPNQSGHSPSPSWSSGLTPPSPTLTNSSVHFSDELPTPTTPSPIGKTTLALRDNHPTKESGAETLEEGGPQRHARGWSVGTWSTEVGTDEGQLAERKKQEALSRMTTGTTAKEEDAEETGKKGKKSKKEKLKEAEEKNAAAHLDPDKDTTDPTPFHEKPSRLAMLVDPKSLSDLEKIGGITGLLEGLGVQGNKGLMVTDGQTGSGAPRSSADMSAGNSPQWKASLEERRRVYGKNDLPKRSSKSLLLLMWIALKDKVLILLSIAAVVSLALGLYQDLGTPPEITFSDQCPPPAGCEEPQVDWVEGVAIVIAIMIVVMVGSINDWQKERQFKKLNEQREDRTVKVIRGGNEQVINVKDVVVGDICLLEPGEIIPVDGVFLRGHNVRCDESGATGESDAIKKFSYDECIAERDEVGAGGKLKKDCFLISGAKVLEGVGEYVVIAVGPLSFNGRIMMAMRGDAEQTPLQIKLNHLAELIAKLGGGAGLLLFSALMIRFFVQLKQEPDRSPNDKAQSFVQILIISVTLVVVAVPEGLPLAVTLALAFATKRMTKQNLLVRVLGACETMANATVVCTDKTGTLTQNEMTVVAGSIGVHGKFVKNLSENSARSNANEIDGQTVSEDFAFDVDDFGTTTSAETQTLFNDAICMNSTAFEDKDEDGNLAFVGSKTETALLKFAKQCGWADYRQTRESAQVVQMIPFSSELKAMGVVVKTGDKYRLHLKGASEVLSKKCDKHVVIRQGRQDDKLEVTDFDETSINNISKTIIFYANQSLRTIALCYRDFEQWPPAGVERTATDEVPYEEIAREMTLIAITGIEDPLRPGVREAVEKCQHAGVAVKMCTGDNVLTARSIAYQCGIFTPGGVIMEGPVFRKLSDSERLEIVPRLQILARSSPEDKRLLVKTLKGMGEIVGVTGDGTNDGPALKLANVGFAMGIAGTEVAKEASDIILMDDSFKNIVLAIMWGRCVNDSVKKFLQFQISVNITAVVITFVSAVASSEEQSVLTAVQLLWVNLIMDTFAALALATDPATITSLDRKPDRKNAPLITVEMFKMIVVQALYQIIVCLVLHFVGLRILGLPHTDQTQTELSALVFNCFVFCQIFNQLNCRRLDRKLNVLEGFFRNYYFIIIFLIMVGGQILIIEVGGAAFQVTRLGGRDWGISLVIGAIAIPIGALVRLLPTRPFEILLIKMHIYADPNKLPVVAPEAEDEKYEYNPAFSKVKDNLSTYANIRGGRLRASSIVAKSRSARLKDADIQLPSLLTMVPTLVAGTIGAGSHWVAHSNALGLSNPAGHDPSRSTAELFQGKVQLHPQTDPHDPLYAKFGIQPPTQAEMEAVAIGKKRRAAAEDEEKKVAISEKNEKKVKK encoded by the exons ATGGCCCCTCCAGCCCCCccgctcatcatcaccaccgaTCTCGATTCTGCCGAACAAGCCACACACACCGATGCTGCCCAAGTCGCGCCTCTCATCCTCGGACCTCCCATCGACGATGCCACAAGTAACGTGAACATCACACCGCCCCGTCGTGCAAATGCTGCTCTCCCGGCGAGCGATCCATCTCACTTGTCTCCGTCCAATGCGCGGCTCCATCCGAACCAAAGCGGACATtcaccctctccctcctggTCATCCGGTCTCACTCCCCCTTCACCCACTCTCACCAACTCGTCGGTCCACTTCTCCGATGAATTACCCACCCCTACCACCCCTTCGCCCATCGGGAAGACCACGCTCGCTCTGAGAGATAACCACCCAACCAAAGAGTCAGGTGCGGAAACCTTGGAGGAAGGCGGTCCCCAGAGACACGCCCGGGGATGGTCTGTGGGAACCTGGTCTACCGAAGTCGGGACGGATGAAGGCCAGCTcgcggagaggaagaagcaggaggCTCTCAGTCGAATGACCACTGGGACAACCGCtaaagaggaagacgcgGAAGAGACGGGAAAGAAAGgcaagaagagcaagaaggagaagttgaaggaagcagaagagaagaatgCTGCCGCCCATCTCGATCCCGACAAGGATACCACCGACCCTACCCCGTTCCACGAGAAGCCTTCTCGACTCGCCATGCTTGTCGATCCGAAATCGTTGTCAGAtctggagaagattggagGTATCACGGGTTTGTTGGAAGGTCTTGGAGTGCAAGGAAACAAGGGTTTGATGGTCACCGATGGTCAGACCGGCAGTGGTGCTCCCAGAAGCTCCGCtgacatgtcagctggcAATTCACCTCAGTGGAAGGCGAGTCttgaagagaggagaagggtttACGGAAAGAATGACTTGCCGAAACGAAGCAGCAAAAGCTTGCTTCTCCTCATGTGGATCGCActcaaggacaaggtgttg ATCCTGTTGTCCATCGCCGCCGTCGTGTCCCTTGCTCTCGGTCTATATCAGGACCTCGGCACCCCGCCTGAAATCACATTCTCTGATCAATGTCCCCCTCCCGCCGGCTGTGAAGAACCTCAAGTCGACTGGGTAGAGGGTGTTGCTATCGTAATTGCCATTATGATCGTCGTAATGGTCGGTTCCATCAACGATTGGCAAAAGGAGCGTCAATTCAAGAAGCTCAACGAacaaagagaagatcgtaCGGTCAAGGTAATCCGAGGCGGCAATGAGCAAGTCATCAACGTCAAGGATGTGGTCGTCGGCGATATCTGTCTACTGGAACCCGGAGAGATCATTCCTGTCGACGGTGTTTTCCTTCGAGGCCACAACGTCCGATGTGACGAATCGGGTGCTACGGGTGAATCCGATGCTATAAAGAAATTCAGCTATGACGAATGTATCGCAGAGCGAGACGAAGTCGGTGCCGGCGGCAAATTGAAGAAGGACTGTTTCCTCATCTCTGGAGCCAAAGTGCTCGAGGGTGTCGGAGAGTACGTAGTGATCGCTGTCGGTCCTCTCAGTTTCAATGGTCGAATCAtgatgg CTATGCGAGGCGATGCCGAGCAGACCCCGCTGCAAATCAAGCTGAATCACCTTGCCGAGCTCATTGCGAAACTCGGTGGCGGTGCTggtctccttctcttctccgcccTGATGATTCGATTCTTCGTTCAACTTAAGCAGGAGCCCGATAGGTCGCCAAACGACAAGGCCCAATCGTTCGTCCAGATCCTGATCATCTCGGTCACCTTAGTCGTCGTTGCCGTACCCGAGGGACTGCCACTTGCTGTCACCCTTGCCTTGGCTTTTGCGACGAAGCGGATGACAAAACAGAATCTTCTCGTCCGAGTATTAGGTGCTTGTGAGACCATGGCCAATGCCACTGTTGTTTGTACCGATAAGACTG GTACACTCACTCAAAACGAAATGACCGTCGTTGCTGGCTCCATTGGCGTACACGGGAAATTCGTCAAGAATCTGTCTGAGAACAGCGCTCGGTCCAATGCGAATGAAATTGATGGGCAAACAGTCAGTGAGGACTTCGCTTTCGACGTGGACGACTTCGGCACAACGACCTCGGCGGAGACACAAACACTCTTCAATGACGCGATATGTATGAATTCGACCGCTTTCGAGGacaaagatgaagatggaaatCTTGCCTTTGTTGGTAGCAAGACTGAGACTGCGCTCCTCAAGTTCGCCAAGCAGTGCGGTTGGGCGGATTATCGACAGACCAGGGAAAGCGCTCAGGTCGTCCAGATGATCCCATTCAGCTCCGAACTCAAAGCCATGGGTGTCGTCGTTAAAACGGGCGACAAATATCGACTCCACTTGAAGGGTGCTAGTGAAGTGCTCAGCAAGAAATGTGACAAACACGTAGTAATTCGCCAGGGCCGACAGGATGACAAACTCGAAGTCACCGATTTTGACGAGACCTCAATCAACAATATCTCAAAGACGATTATCTTCTATGCAAACCAAAGTCTCCGAACCATCGCTCTTTGTTACCGCGATTTCGAGCAGTGGCCTCCAGCTGGTGTGGAGAGGACAGCAACAGATGAGGTTCCTTACGAAGAAATTGCAAGGGAGATGACACTCATTGCTATCACCGGTATCGAAGACCCTTTGCGACCTGGAGTTAGAGAGGCCGTGGAGAAGTGCCAGCATGCTGGTGTCGCTGTGAAGATGTGCACTGGTGACAACGTTTTGACTGCCAG GTCTATTGCTTACCAATGTGGTATCTTCACTCCCGGTGGTGTGATTATGGAAGGTCCGGTTTTCCGAAAG CTGTCTGATTCGGAACGGCTCGAGATCGTTCCACGTCTTCAGATCCTGGCCCGATCTTCTCCCGAAGACAAGCGTTTACTGGTCAAGACACTTAAGGGCATGGGCGAGATCGTTGGAGTCACTGGTGACGGTACCAATGATGGTCCTGCGCTAAAATTGGCAAACGTTGGTTTTGCGATGGGTATTGC TGGTACTGAGGTGGCCAAGGAAGCTTCCGATATCATTCTCATGGACGATTCTTTCAAGAATATTGTGCTCGCCATCATGTGGGGACGATGTGTGAACGATTCAGTTAAGAAATTCCTTCAATTCCAGATCTC TGTGAATATCACTGCTGTCGTTATCACTTTCGTCTCTGCCGTTGCGTCGTCCGAGGAACAGTCGGTTCTGACTGCCGTTCAACTGCTTTGGGTCAACCTCATTATGGACACTTTCGCTGCTCTCGCCCTTGCTACCGACCCTGCTACCATCACCTCGCTTGACCGCAAACCCGACAGGAAAAATGCCCCACTCATCACTGTTGAGATGTTCAAGATGATCGTCGTCCAAGCTTTGTACCAGATCATCGTCTGCCTGGTCTTGCATTTCGTCGGCTTGCGAATCCTCGGTCTCCCGCATACCGATCAAACGCAAACCGAGTTAAGCGCGCTGGTATTCAACTGTTTCGTTTTCTGTCAGATCT TCAACCAACTCAATTGTCGACGACTCGATCGAAAACTCAATGTCCTCGAAGGTTTCTTCAGGAATTACTATTTCATCATTATTTTCCTCATCA TGGTCGGTGGTcagatcctcatcatcgaggTCGGTGGCGCTGCGTTCCAGGTCACACGACTGGGTGGTCGAGATTGGGGAATATCTCTTGTCATTGGTGCCATCGCTATCCCTATCGGTGCCTTGGTCCGTCTTCTCCCGACTCGACCTTTCgagatcctcctcatcaagATGCACATTTATGCGGATCCCAACAAGCTCCCCGTTGTGGCCCCCGAAGCTGAGGACGAGAAGTACGAGTACAATCCTGCTTTCAgcaaggtcaaggacaaTCTTTCAACCTACGCAAACATCCGTGGAGGCAGACTGAGAGCTAGTTCCATCGTCGCGAAGAGTCGATCAGCGAGACTGAAGGATGCGGATATTCAGCT ACCATCGCTCTTGACCATGGTTCCTACTCTTGTCGCGGGTACGATTGG TGCTGGTTCGCACTGGGTCGCTCACTCCAACGCTCTCGGTCTCTCAAACCCGGCGGGTCAcgacccttctcgatcGACAGCCGAGTTGTTCCAGGGCAAAGTCCAGCTTCATCCCCAAACGGATCCTCACGACCCCTTGTATGCCAAATTCGGTATTCAACCTCCTACACAGGCTGAGATGGAAGCCGTAGCGAtagggaagaagagaagggcTGCcgcagaagacgaggagaagaaggtggcgATCAGTGAGAAGAATGAAAAGAAGGTGAAAAAGTAA